A section of the Chryseobacterium ginsenosidimutans genome encodes:
- a CDS encoding APC family permease yields the protein MQKKLKLWDAIMLVMGSMIGSGIFIVSADMMRNLGSGYWLIVVWMITGIMTVAAAISYGELSALFPKAGGQYTYLKEIFGKKMGFLYGWGLFTVIQTGTIAAVAMAFGKFTAYLVPALNDAAPIIQSGEFKITWIQILAIGTIILLTYFNTRGVESGKILQNVFTGSKIIAILGLIAAGFILVDFSHLAENFSLGYDSFNNLKKDNLGNFLKEGWEPIGGMTLLGGIAAAMVGSVFSSVAWESVTFVSGEIENPKKNVVKSMIYGTTAVMILYLAVNYVYLNALDRDSIAFAENDRVAVAASHFIFGSAGTVIIAVLVMVSTFGCNNGLILAGARVFQTMAKDGMFFKQAEKNNKNEVPANALWMQGVWASLLCLSGQYGNLLDMISFVIVLFYMITVFGVIYLRFKQPNLERPYKTWLYPVTPIIYLLIGAGFCILLLIYKQQYTWPGFLMVLLGLPVYYFINRNKKIEE from the coding sequence ATGCAAAAAAAACTAAAACTTTGGGACGCCATTATGCTCGTAATGGGATCCATGATCGGTAGTGGAATTTTCATTGTAAGCGCCGATATGATGCGGAATCTCGGTTCCGGATACTGGCTGATCGTCGTTTGGATGATAACGGGAATTATGACCGTTGCAGCGGCAATCAGTTATGGCGAACTTTCAGCATTGTTTCCAAAAGCAGGCGGACAATACACTTATCTCAAAGAAATCTTCGGTAAAAAGATGGGTTTCCTTTACGGATGGGGATTGTTTACTGTAATTCAGACAGGAACGATTGCAGCGGTTGCCATGGCTTTCGGAAAATTTACAGCGTATTTGGTTCCGGCATTAAATGATGCAGCTCCAATTATCCAAAGTGGAGAATTTAAGATCACATGGATCCAGATTTTAGCCATCGGGACAATTATTTTATTGACGTATTTTAACACAAGAGGAGTAGAAAGCGGTAAAATATTACAAAATGTTTTTACAGGTTCCAAAATCATCGCCATATTAGGTTTAATTGCTGCCGGATTTATTTTGGTTGATTTTTCTCATTTGGCTGAAAATTTCAGTTTAGGATATGATTCTTTTAACAATCTTAAAAAAGACAATCTTGGAAATTTCCTGAAAGAAGGTTGGGAACCAATCGGCGGAATGACTTTACTGGGCGGAATTGCAGCCGCAATGGTGGGTTCAGTATTCAGTTCTGTAGCTTGGGAAAGTGTAACTTTTGTTTCAGGGGAAATTGAAAATCCAAAGAAAAACGTTGTAAAATCAATGATCTACGGAACAACTGCCGTAATGATCCTATATCTTGCCGTGAATTATGTTTACTTAAATGCCTTAGACAGAGACTCTATCGCTTTTGCAGAAAATGACAGGGTAGCAGTTGCGGCTTCACACTTTATTTTTGGAAGTGCAGGCACGGTGATTATCGCTGTTTTAGTCATGGTTTCTACTTTTGGATGTAATAATGGATTGATTTTAGCCGGAGCAAGAGTTTTCCAGACGATGGCAAAAGACGGAATGTTTTTTAAACAAGCCGAAAAAAACAACAAAAATGAAGTTCCGGCCAATGCACTATGGATGCAGGGAGTTTGGGCTTCTTTGCTGTGTTTAAGCGGTCAGTACGGTAATCTTTTGGATATGATCTCTTTCGTGATTGTGTTATTCTACATGATTACCGTTTTTGGAGTTATTTATTTAAGATTTAAGCAACCAAACTTAGAAAGACCTTATAAAACTTGGTTATATCCGGTTACGCCAATCATTTATTTACTGATCGGAGCAGGTTTCTGTATTTTATTGTTAATTTACAAACAACAATATACCTGGCCAGGATTCCTGATGGTTTTACTAGGACTTCCGGTCTACTATTTTATCAATCGAAATAAGAAAATTGAAGAATAA
- a CDS encoding M14 family zinc carboxypeptidase, whose protein sequence is MNFEQIYSPNPNFPNRYISPEKLFSYLQTDLSGHIKEIGKSYLEKPIYQLTVGTGDINILAWSQMHGNESNATHAMLDLLMSLDKAPKLKEELLSKIKLDFIFMLNPDGSERWTRLNAVDIDLNRDFHNESSKEIKFLKNLAASKKYDYALNLHEQRTIFTTDGIHPATLSFLAPSEDYERTVTDNRKKCMAVIAEVYNHLKELIPNQIGRYSDEFYPTSTGDNFIKAGMPTILFEGGHFVNDYTRKGTRKYYTIALYYALKAISELNHGIEGWETYLDIPENKETHYDIIYRNVKLNTDHECILDVAVQYREIKEEGKDEISFVPFVMEVGDVKQRKGWLEIDCTGKKFVSETKYPKLDAEVNFKIED, encoded by the coding sequence ATGAACTTTGAACAGATTTATTCACCTAATCCTAATTTCCCAAATCGTTATATTTCCCCTGAAAAATTATTTTCTTACCTACAGACGGATCTCAGTGGTCATATTAAGGAAATCGGAAAATCGTATTTAGAAAAACCTATTTATCAATTGACAGTCGGAACCGGTGATATTAATATTCTCGCCTGGTCGCAAATGCACGGAAACGAATCAAACGCTACTCATGCAATGTTAGATTTATTAATGAGTTTAGATAAAGCTCCCAAACTGAAGGAAGAATTATTGAGTAAGATAAAACTCGATTTTATTTTTATGTTAAATCCCGATGGTTCCGAAAGATGGACAAGATTGAATGCTGTCGATATTGATTTGAATCGAGACTTCCACAATGAATCAAGTAAAGAAATAAAATTCCTGAAAAATCTGGCAGCTTCTAAAAAATATGATTATGCTTTGAATCTTCATGAGCAAAGAACAATTTTTACAACAGACGGAATTCATCCTGCCACACTGTCTTTTCTTGCTCCCTCCGAAGATTATGAGCGAACTGTTACCGATAACCGCAAAAAATGTATGGCGGTAATTGCCGAAGTTTATAATCATTTGAAAGAATTAATCCCAAATCAGATCGGAAGATATTCTGATGAGTTTTATCCGACTTCTACAGGTGATAATTTTATCAAAGCAGGAATGCCAACGATTCTTTTTGAAGGAGGACATTTTGTAAATGACTATACAAGAAAAGGAACGAGGAAATATTACACGATTGCATTGTATTATGCACTGAAAGCCATCAGTGAATTAAACCATGGTATTGAAGGTTGGGAAACTTACCTCGATATTCCCGAAAACAAAGAAACGCATTACGATATTATTTACAGAAATGTAAAACTTAATACAGATCACGAATGTATTTTGGACGTCGCCGTTCAATACCGTGAAATAAAAGAGGAAGGAAAAGACGAAATATCTTTTGTCCCTTTCGTGATGGAAGTGGGAGATGTAAAACAACGAAAAGGTTGGCTGGAAATAGACTGTACCGGAAAGAAATTTGTTTCAGAAACCAAATATCCAAAATTAGATGCTGAAGTAAATTTTAAAATAGAAGACTAA
- a CDS encoding T9SS type A sorting domain-containing protein: MSKTLFIAIALIANFTFAQTFNNGGLSTGATSKSGTAAPTGYTWSEAQNNTGNTTESNTNAGYGGTYSSATVSFFIADDFTIPTGQIWNITAIDFFAYQTGYTGATSPFNTARVNIFSSDPSVAGAVSVFGNDTTNRFSSSVDSNMYRIFNSQVPTASTPGTTRKIWKITASTPVTLTAGTYWVKYQLQNVTVANAGFLPPVTIPGTRGLAGWNAKQNDAIGGTWISLIDDGNPSTAQDYPMDMPFIITFTNTGLGTKEVMQYDNRMQIYPNPVKDVFKINNPEKNKISEVEVMDMSGKIIKTLKGSEEYNVSDLVKGNYILKIKSTEPTKIAKLIKQ; encoded by the coding sequence ATGAGTAAAACTTTATTTATTGCTATAGCATTAATAGCAAACTTTACATTTGCACAAACCTTTAATAATGGAGGTTTAAGTACAGGAGCTACTTCTAAAAGTGGTACAGCGGCACCAACTGGATATACATGGTCTGAAGCCCAGAATAATACAGGAAATACAACAGAGTCGAACACAAATGCAGGATATGGAGGAACTTACAGTTCTGCAACGGTAAGTTTTTTTATAGCAGATGATTTCACAATTCCGACAGGTCAGATCTGGAATATAACAGCTATTGACTTTTTTGCTTATCAGACGGGTTATACAGGAGCTACTTCTCCGTTTAATACGGCCAGAGTCAATATTTTTAGTTCAGATCCATCGGTAGCAGGAGCAGTAAGTGTTTTTGGAAATGATACCACAAACAGATTCAGTTCAAGTGTTGATTCTAATATGTATAGAATTTTTAACAGCCAAGTACCTACGGCTTCTACACCAGGAACAACAAGAAAAATTTGGAAAATTACAGCATCTACACCAGTCACTTTAACGGCGGGAACCTATTGGGTTAAATATCAGTTACAGAATGTAACAGTCGCAAATGCGGGCTTTCTTCCGCCTGTAACGATTCCAGGGACGAGAGGATTAGCAGGTTGGAATGCTAAACAAAACGATGCCATCGGAGGAACTTGGATTTCACTAATTGATGATGGAAATCCCTCAACTGCACAAGATTATCCAATGGATATGCCTTTCATTATTACTTTTACCAATACAGGTTTAGGTACAAAAGAAGTAATGCAGTATGATAACAGAATGCAGATATATCCTAATCCTGTAAAAGATGTTTTCAAAATTAACAATCCTGAAAAAAATAAAATTTCAGAAGTTGAAGTTATGGATATGTCAGGAAAGATTATAAAAACTTTAAAGGGTTCAGAAGAATATAATGTTTCAGATTTAGTGAAAGGAAATTATATTTTAAAAATTAAAAGCACTGAGCCTACAAAAATTGCAAAACTTATAAAGCAATAG
- a CDS encoding type 1 glutamine amidotransferase domain-containing protein → MNAKVLIIVSNAHSIGPNHRRTGTFLSEVAHPYAEFEKAGYQIDFASLTGESPFLDALNLADDPDNLKFLTGKGWENMHNATKLSNVDLNSYDAVFVPGGLAPMVDMPEADELKKVIAEFYESNRIVGAVCHGPVSLLNVKLSDGSYLINGKNITSFTTEEEDNYARPDVPFDLQTALTEQGAIFHAAEPWSANSITDGNLVTGQNPASAKGVGEKIVALLEAKKA, encoded by the coding sequence ATGAATGCAAAAGTATTAATCATTGTCTCCAATGCCCACTCAATCGGACCCAACCATAGAAGAACAGGAACTTTCTTATCAGAAGTAGCACATCCTTATGCAGAATTTGAAAAAGCAGGTTATCAGATCGATTTTGCAAGCTTAACGGGTGAATCTCCATTTTTAGATGCTTTAAATTTAGCTGATGACCCAGATAATTTAAAATTCTTAACCGGAAAAGGTTGGGAAAATATGCATAATGCGACAAAACTTTCTAATGTTGATCTTAATTCTTATGATGCAGTTTTTGTTCCTGGAGGTTTAGCGCCGATGGTTGATATGCCGGAAGCTGATGAACTTAAAAAAGTGATTGCGGAATTTTATGAAAGTAATCGTATTGTCGGAGCAGTTTGTCACGGTCCGGTTTCTCTTTTAAATGTAAAATTGAGCGATGGAAGCTATTTGATCAATGGTAAAAATATTACGTCTTTCACTACTGAAGAAGAAGACAATTATGCAAGGCCGGATGTTCCTTTCGATTTACAAACAGCATTGACTGAACAAGGGGCTATTTTCCATGCTGCTGAACCTTGGTCTGCCAACAGTATCACGGACGGAAATCTTGTAACAGGCCAAAACCCGGCCTCTGCAAAAGGTGTTGGTGAAAAAATCGTAGCTCTTTTGGAAGCTAAAAAAGCTTAA
- a CDS encoding putative quinol monooxygenase, protein MDQNTVFVHAKWQVKEGKLDTVLQLMKEVGERSTQEEGNLFYKLHQSQESQNMIILYEGYINADALETHRNSEHFKNIVLEQVVQLLENREVILMNRLF, encoded by the coding sequence ATGGATCAAAATACAGTATTTGTTCATGCCAAATGGCAGGTAAAAGAAGGAAAACTGGATACTGTTCTTCAATTAATGAAGGAAGTCGGAGAAAGAAGTACTCAGGAAGAAGGAAATTTATTTTATAAGCTGCATCAAAGTCAGGAAAGCCAGAATATGATTATTTTATATGAAGGATATATAAATGCTGATGCTTTGGAAACACACCGCAATTCTGAGCATTTCAAAAATATAGTCTTGGAGCAGGTGGTTCAGTTACTGGAAAATAGAGAGGTGATTCTTATGAATCGGTTGTTTTAA
- a CDS encoding helix-turn-helix domain-containing protein produces the protein MSLNERISKVIEYSNLTSSEFADEIDVQRSSISHITSGRNKPSLEFIIKIKSRFPEILWDWLVTGEGEMLKSELPDLKVSEDIYEEEKPKTTSLPDLFTMINSDENFGTEEKEIETPKTATPESFIADQSTAKTKISDSQRLENSNDQTISQPIVNQKDKIKRIVIFYENGKFESFEP, from the coding sequence ATGAGTTTAAACGAGAGAATTTCCAAAGTTATAGAGTATTCCAATCTTACGTCATCTGAATTTGCAGATGAAATAGATGTGCAGCGATCTTCTATTTCTCATATTACTTCGGGAAGAAACAAGCCGTCTCTTGAATTTATTATAAAAATAAAATCACGTTTTCCTGAAATTCTTTGGGACTGGTTGGTAACAGGCGAAGGTGAAATGCTAAAGTCTGAGCTTCCGGATCTGAAAGTGTCTGAAGATATTTATGAAGAAGAAAAACCGAAAACGACTTCTCTACCCGATCTTTTTACAATGATCAATAGCGATGAGAATTTTGGAACTGAGGAAAAAGAAATTGAGACTCCAAAAACTGCTACTCCAGAATCTTTTATAGCAGATCAAAGTACAGCAAAGACAAAAATATCCGATTCTCAGCGATTAGAAAACTCTAATGATCAAACAATAAGTCAACCAATTGTAAATCAGAAAGATAAAATAAAACGTATTGTTATCTTCTACGAAAATGGAAAATTCGAAAGTTTTGAGCCATAA
- a CDS encoding type VI secretion system baseplate subunit TssF, translating to MNLDQNIYSKESVKARMLQNATKVWGLKSPQSLDPFVKLLIDAFSTEIFKANNEIQSVNARILEKLAKLLTPSIYTHPIPSHAIAFTQPYESSEILLEHTEFFFRKQMTSTIKSESDKQINIPFTPIGNVRINKVQTSIMFVGNTCYSVDDRLNKIPIARFQGKPEDYRKVTIGIDVTKYSNETFPKSISIYCSNPAFEHLDFTYKLLPYITVSSNGNPLFVKEGLTYYKNTQADGYEQMFREQSIQNKLIEDVKSIYNHKFIEVSGISNSLFSEPGKLPENLDFVDYKEEIIKYIDGKRYLWLAFEFPPQFSAEILDNFSFVLNAFPIYNRGWKKTEYSLDIMGNNIPLVTDEGEHFLYVDEVQDGDGRRYTEIPFTPNDDLRKGLYTVRKGGMERFTNRNAVDMIANVLELTRDEIAAFSLLNRDNVKGVLSEMSDKMKSMVQKVNNAKRSIKQELNYVIMEPVDKTDHTYASFWITHSTLANHMRPGTELSNQLKSQMLVLLTETIGGAEEQKGTDSIQAYKYALTTRDKIISLEDVKNYCRMVLKDELKDVRVTRGTMISNKPKEGFIRTVEVEIIPQNYSFYGRAYWENMANILRNQIISKAIDGIEYIVKITNEDSDFGDN from the coding sequence ATGAACTTAGACCAGAATATATATTCCAAAGAATCTGTAAAAGCGAGAATGCTTCAGAATGCTACCAAAGTGTGGGGACTGAAAAGTCCGCAATCTCTTGATCCGTTTGTGAAATTACTGATCGATGCATTCAGCACTGAAATTTTCAAAGCAAATAACGAAATACAGAGTGTAAACGCCAGGATTTTAGAGAAATTAGCAAAACTGTTAACACCTTCAATTTATACACACCCGATCCCGTCTCATGCAATTGCCTTTACGCAGCCTTATGAATCGTCGGAAATTCTGTTGGAACACACCGAATTCTTTTTCAGGAAACAAATGACTTCCACGATAAAATCGGAGTCGGATAAACAGATCAATATTCCTTTTACACCGATTGGGAATGTCAGAATTAATAAAGTTCAGACTTCCATCATGTTTGTAGGAAATACCTGCTACAGCGTTGATGACAGACTGAATAAAATTCCTATTGCAAGATTTCAGGGGAAACCGGAAGATTATAGAAAAGTAACAATCGGAATTGATGTTACGAAGTATTCAAATGAAACTTTTCCTAAAAGTATAAGTATTTATTGCTCAAATCCTGCCTTTGAACATTTGGATTTTACCTATAAATTGTTGCCTTACATTACTGTTTCAAGCAATGGAAATCCTCTGTTTGTAAAAGAAGGCTTAACGTATTATAAAAATACCCAAGCCGATGGGTACGAACAAATGTTCCGCGAGCAGTCCATTCAGAATAAGCTGATTGAAGATGTAAAAAGCATATATAATCACAAATTTATTGAGGTAAGCGGAATTTCAAACTCATTATTCTCTGAGCCTGGGAAACTTCCCGAAAATCTTGATTTTGTTGATTATAAAGAAGAAATCATAAAATATATCGACGGAAAACGTTATTTATGGCTGGCTTTCGAGTTTCCGCCACAGTTTTCTGCTGAAATTTTAGATAATTTTTCTTTTGTACTGAATGCTTTTCCGATTTATAACCGAGGCTGGAAGAAAACGGAATACAGTTTAGACATTATGGGGAATAATATTCCGTTGGTGACTGATGAGGGCGAACATTTTTTATATGTTGATGAGGTTCAGGATGGGGACGGAAGACGATATACCGAAATTCCGTTTACCCCGAATGATGATTTAAGAAAAGGCTTATATACCGTAAGAAAAGGCGGAATGGAACGTTTTACCAACAGAAATGCAGTCGATATGATTGCCAATGTTCTGGAATTAACGAGAGACGAAATTGCAGCATTTTCTTTATTAAATCGAGATAATGTGAAAGGCGTTTTAAGCGAAATGTCCGATAAGATGAAATCGATGGTTCAGAAAGTGAATAATGCGAAAAGAAGTATTAAACAGGAACTGAATTACGTAATCATGGAACCTGTCGACAAAACAGATCATACCTACGCCTCATTTTGGATTACCCATTCTACGCTGGCCAATCATATGCGCCCCGGAACTGAACTTTCAAATCAATTAAAATCGCAGATGCTGGTACTTTTAACAGAAACGATTGGCGGAGCGGAAGAACAAAAAGGAACCGACAGCATTCAGGCGTATAAATACGCTTTAACGACGAGAGATAAAATTATTTCTCTGGAAGACGTAAAAAACTATTGCAGAATGGTTTTAAAAGACGAATTGAAAGATGTAAGAGTTACGCGCGGAACAATGATCAGTAATAAACCAAAAGAAGGATTCATCCGAACGGTTGAGGTTGAAATTATTCCGCAAAATTATTCTTTCTACGGAAGAGCTTATTGGGAAAATATGGCGAATATCCTCAGAAATCAAATCATTTCAAAAGCCATCGACGGAATTGAATATATTGTGAAAATCACGAACGAAGATTCAGATTTTGGAGATAATTAG
- a CDS encoding GPW/gp25 family protein: MDTPNYRMPFVPSTLMTEGGSIDTCDMGESIAHNIMLLITTKKGENRYDENYGNDVWNLEFDNGITSAVWETVFIKSLKRQIQEYEPRIVQPQIEAYIQIVEHSYDTKEHTEIKKKVRIAINAKMEESGERFSFSTELFLSPMSID, translated from the coding sequence ATGGATACACCAAATTACAGAATGCCTTTTGTTCCATCGACATTAATGACGGAGGGAGGAAGTATCGACACCTGCGACATGGGTGAAAGTATTGCCCACAACATTATGTTGCTGATCACGACAAAAAAAGGCGAAAACAGATACGATGAAAATTACGGAAACGACGTTTGGAACCTGGAATTCGATAACGGAATTACAAGTGCCGTTTGGGAAACTGTTTTCATAAAAAGTTTGAAAAGACAGATACAGGAATACGAACCCCGAATTGTTCAGCCGCAGATTGAAGCATATATACAAATTGTAGAACACAGCTACGACACAAAAGAACATACCGAAATCAAAAAGAAAGTACGAATTGCCATCAATGCAAAAATGGAAGAATCGGGAGAACGTTTCAGTTTTTCTACGGAACTCTTTCTGAGCCCGATGTCGATTGATTAA
- a CDS encoding Crp/Fnr family transcriptional regulator: MNRLREHIEAITPLTDEEFDYIKNFFVLKNVRKNQFLVHEGDEVKYEFLTLDGIYKVFYIDENGKEHILQFAKKNWWMTDYIGFFKQKNATMFVECLQDGAVVCLTLEGREKLSLELHKMEHFFRIKLMNGYIALQQRIMLLLSSTPQQRYEEFSKLYPDLITQIPKKYVAEYLGVSRETLSRLYSNSNK, translated from the coding sequence ATGAACAGACTGCGAGAACATATTGAAGCCATAACTCCATTGACAGACGAAGAATTTGATTATATCAAAAACTTTTTTGTCCTTAAAAATGTTCGTAAAAATCAGTTTCTGGTTCATGAAGGCGATGAAGTAAAATATGAATTCCTGACTTTGGATGGAATTTATAAAGTATTTTATATTGACGAAAACGGAAAAGAACATATTCTGCAGTTTGCGAAAAAGAATTGGTGGATGACAGATTATATCGGGTTTTTTAAGCAAAAAAATGCAACCATGTTTGTAGAATGCCTGCAGGACGGAGCGGTTGTCTGTCTCACGCTGGAAGGAAGAGAGAAATTATCTCTGGAACTTCATAAGATGGAACATTTTTTCAGAATAAAATTAATGAATGGCTACATTGCTTTACAGCAAAGAATTATGCTTTTATTATCCAGCACGCCTCAACAACGGTATGAAGAATTTTCAAAATTGTACCCAGACCTCATCACACAAATTCCAAAAAAATATGTCGCGGAATATCTGGGCGTAAGCAGGGAAACGCTCAGCAGATTATATTCAAACAGCAATAAATAG
- a CDS encoding DUF4920 domain-containing protein, protein MKFKAILFAVAISASSLAFAQETKKFGPPAGNALVGDTYGSAVASGTESKAISVDKLSKKLKKDNKKVENVAVKGKVTDVCEKKGCWLTIQTEDNSQFFVKMKDYAFFVPTALKGKTVVLDGTAERKVTSIDEQKHYAEDAKKPQAEIDAITTPKEEIRFVATGIKVVN, encoded by the coding sequence ATGAAATTCAAAGCGATATTATTTGCAGTAGCTATAAGTGCTTCATCTTTGGCTTTTGCACAGGAAACTAAAAAATTTGGACCTCCTGCAGGAAATGCATTGGTAGGCGATACATATGGAAGTGCTGTAGCTTCAGGAACAGAATCTAAAGCAATCTCAGTAGATAAATTAAGCAAAAAACTAAAAAAAGATAATAAAAAAGTAGAAAACGTAGCTGTTAAAGGAAAAGTAACAGACGTTTGTGAGAAAAAAGGATGTTGGTTAACGATTCAGACTGAAGATAATTCTCAGTTTTTTGTAAAAATGAAAGATTATGCCTTCTTCGTTCCGACTGCTTTAAAAGGTAAAACTGTTGTATTAGACGGAACTGCCGAAAGAAAAGTAACTTCTATTGACGAACAAAAACATTACGCAGAAGATGCGAAGAAACCTCAAGCTGAAATTGATGCGATTACAACTCCGAAAGAGGAAATCAGATTTGTAGCCACCGGAATTAAAGTTGTGAACTAA